The Lewinellaceae bacterium genome has a window encoding:
- a CDS encoding CHAT domain-containing protein, with amino-acid sequence MDTPSRDYCVTYQMLSRQTPEIQSRLDSIYFQFVQMVCDSSATWAKFRDLLHSLENTGCSLYLEIAGISLERFSVGMSPAELEDVLMHAVRANISIYGYHAMPVIRAKQRLADLFRVNQKYLRADTCYQECIDLLNQSFPDSLDLLERALSYHGTMKRHQSEYDNALADFRICRNLIARMGDDSRLAFVCNEESIIHGNSGNIPWSLVLVDSALYYGKKYHDQGQIAKSYLIKGTLLSLQRHYEEAHRMLLENLNYASSPENKLEIYGKIINNLVRLNKLDSAQVYLDQADTDAINSPKSLAYFSYQCFQYYRAKTDFQQALREINKALNLTNPALGSLIHSIEPPPTSQASLDEWALYYLGQKGDLLGGQYLLTSDEKYLNACLDHYTYIDDYVRQHFRYSDSGDELHAVDLLNEMYFKAMAILVQVAERENTTAYDGLLNKYGERMRFRKLFQDFDLLEEVTDNDSRLKGFVEELIDNRNLVPVTWNPQQSLEGNEYATDRKKNAILDSLAKNYPLILEMYFQRKEVSVQEVTSWNAANKATVVALFSNLEGDVIGLIYGKGVRHFYLPANTPAGQEWYGQVNIPQQNEKTWPEHLLLANEIRSLVDSATGNVVFLAEGNLEKIPFGKYFNDRYAVYYGYTLSRLVGSPIAGDLKLDNHPLLSFVQSDHRGADLPYTYREGTWLQKKYPLSRVFFGEDATIRNFNKYRADYDVYHFALHGINNQSNPASSGIQFQDGLLNIVQIGKENWAGKTIILNICDAGTGPATSGAGVLSIAKAFINANLIIAPIYQLDDEQGYQGIKAITAYQRMDEQYRWIIY; translated from the coding sequence ATGGATACTCCATCCCGGGATTATTGCGTCACTTATCAGATGCTCTCCCGCCAAACCCCGGAAATTCAATCGCGTCTTGATTCCATCTATTTTCAATTCGTGCAGATGGTATGCGACTCTTCAGCTACCTGGGCGAAGTTTCGTGATCTGCTCCATAGCCTGGAAAACACCGGTTGCAGCCTGTATCTGGAAATTGCGGGGATTAGCCTGGAACGATTCAGTGTGGGGATGAGCCCGGCAGAGCTGGAGGATGTGCTTATGCATGCGGTGCGCGCAAATATTTCCATTTATGGCTACCATGCGATGCCCGTAATCCGGGCTAAACAGCGCCTCGCCGATTTATTCCGGGTGAATCAGAAATACCTGCGGGCGGACACCTGCTATCAGGAATGTATTGATCTCTTGAATCAAAGTTTCCCGGACTCTCTTGATCTGCTGGAGCGTGCCCTGTCTTACCACGGGACGATGAAAAGGCACCAGTCCGAATACGACAATGCCCTGGCGGACTTCAGGATTTGCCGCAATTTGATTGCACGTATGGGCGACGATTCGCGGTTGGCTTTTGTGTGCAATGAAGAGAGCATCATCCATGGCAATAGCGGGAACATTCCATGGTCACTGGTCCTGGTTGACTCCGCCCTGTATTACGGGAAAAAATACCATGATCAGGGTCAGATTGCCAAATCCTATCTTATCAAAGGCACCTTGTTGTCCTTACAGCGGCATTATGAAGAAGCCCACCGGATGCTGCTTGAGAACCTGAACTATGCATCTTCTCCGGAGAATAAGCTGGAGATCTATGGGAAGATCATCAACAACCTGGTACGCCTGAATAAACTCGATTCCGCTCAAGTCTACCTGGATCAGGCTGATACCGACGCGATAAACAGCCCGAAGTCACTGGCGTATTTCAGCTACCAGTGTTTTCAGTACTACCGGGCCAAGACGGATTTTCAGCAAGCGCTCCGGGAGATCAATAAGGCGCTGAATTTGACAAATCCAGCCCTGGGCTCCCTGATCCATTCCATCGAGCCGCCTCCAACCAGCCAGGCATCCCTGGACGAATGGGCGCTCTATTATCTGGGACAGAAGGGGGATTTGCTGGGAGGTCAATACCTGTTGACCAGTGATGAAAAATATCTGAACGCGTGCCTGGATCATTATACCTACATCGACGACTATGTCCGGCAACATTTCCGTTATTCGGATTCAGGTGATGAACTGCATGCCGTAGACCTGCTGAATGAAATGTATTTCAAGGCGATGGCGATATTGGTTCAGGTGGCAGAGCGTGAAAATACAACGGCATATGACGGGCTTTTGAATAAGTATGGTGAGCGCATGCGATTCAGGAAGTTATTTCAGGACTTTGATCTCCTGGAAGAGGTAACCGATAACGATTCACGCCTCAAAGGGTTCGTAGAAGAGCTGATCGATAACCGGAATCTGGTCCCCGTGACCTGGAATCCACAGCAATCACTGGAAGGCAATGAATACGCCACAGACCGGAAGAAAAATGCCATTCTGGACTCGCTCGCTAAGAATTACCCATTGATCCTGGAAATGTATTTTCAACGGAAGGAAGTGTCTGTACAGGAGGTGACCAGCTGGAATGCCGCCAATAAAGCGACGGTTGTGGCTCTTTTTTCCAACCTTGAAGGTGATGTCATTGGCCTGATTTATGGAAAAGGTGTCCGGCATTTTTATTTGCCGGCCAATACCCCTGCCGGGCAGGAATGGTATGGCCAGGTGAATATTCCACAGCAAAATGAAAAAACCTGGCCTGAACATTTGTTGTTGGCCAATGAGATCAGATCCCTGGTAGACTCAGCGACCGGGAATGTCGTATTCCTGGCAGAAGGAAATCTTGAAAAAATTCCTTTCGGGAAATATTTTAATGACCGGTATGCTGTTTATTACGGTTATACCCTCTCCAGGCTGGTGGGCTCTCCAATAGCGGGTGACCTTAAGCTGGATAATCATCCATTACTCAGCTTTGTTCAGTCGGACCACCGGGGTGCAGATTTGCCCTATACCTACCGGGAAGGGACGTGGTTGCAGAAAAAATACCCACTGAGTCGCGTCTTTTTCGGAGAGGATGCCACCATACGGAATTTTAATAAATACCGTGCTGATTACGATGTTTACCATTTTGCTTTGCATGGCATCAATAATCAATCCAATCCAGCTTCCAGCGGTATTCAGTTTCAGGACGGACTGCTTAACATTGTGCAGATCGGAAAAGAAAACTGGGCTGGAAAAACCATTATTCTGAATATTTGTGACGCTGGCACCGGGCCGGCTACTTCTGGGGCCGGTGTATTATCGATAGCCAAAGCATTTATAAATGCGAACTTAATTATTGCCCCTATTTATCAACTCGATGATGAGCAGGGTTACCAAGGAATTAAAGCCATTACCGCTTATCAGCGGATGGATGAACAATACCGGTGGATTATTTATTGA
- a CDS encoding sigma-70 family RNA polymerase sigma factor, producing MNTSQDIIPRILQGDTHIIESLYRESREPFVRWVQQKYNVQEDVAVELFQMAMVIFYDNVISGKLTEMKSSVSTYLFQIGRNKALEYHRQRRRTYGDDLRDTLAHYVTQETGTEHEEVEEEYFIMDQGMQLLGEPCRSLLFAFYVQNKSMEELAEEMNYKNADTVKNVKYKCLQRLRKLCDGLKGSNEEI from the coding sequence ATGAACACTTCCCAGGATATCATACCCCGTATCTTGCAGGGTGATACTCACATCATTGAATCGCTGTACCGTGAGAGCCGAGAGCCCTTCGTGCGCTGGGTCCAGCAGAAGTACAATGTCCAGGAGGACGTAGCGGTAGAACTCTTCCAGATGGCCATGGTGATCTTTTACGACAATGTGATCTCCGGAAAATTGACCGAAATGAAAAGCAGCGTGTCCACCTACCTCTTTCAGATCGGGCGCAACAAAGCCCTGGAATACCACCGGCAGCGAAGGCGCACCTACGGCGATGATCTGAGGGATACCCTCGCACATTACGTGACCCAGGAGACGGGTACCGAACACGAAGAAGTGGAGGAAGAGTACTTCATCATGGACCAGGGCATGCAACTGCTTGGCGAACCCTGCCGCAGTCTCCTCTTTGCCTTCTATGTGCAGAACAAAAGTATGGAGGAACTGGCTGAAGAGATGAACTACAAAAATGCGGATACCGTTAAAAACGTGAAATACAAATGTTTGCAACGGCTGCGCAAGCTATGCGACGGTCTTAAAGGCTCAAATGAGGAGATATGA
- a CDS encoding T9SS type A sorting domain-containing protein, with translation MKRILILILVLQAAILQLVDAQVPGCSDAIPMVTNSEELVGEYTLTSTGSEIKLNYCEGEFSTDFYKIFKLPNGQYNGYVWTGNHDVSLYFAPCCGDRKCSPQYPISQWTGEINLLEAGFCVTSNSGYIIAWADQVETFRLYFRNNGGSVTCEEESYCSTSIPNCNEATSIVCGQTLNGDLRNETNNFVREHYLGCAPYIESQTFSGGDKIYSFKKERSSDVITLELDHSTSINLTMSIINCNSGGEVTNIECIGDAKNTPTDDSPFPDGEIWSDEGSLPPGTYYVVIDAVDKSEEGSYSLNMHCTIAAPNCNEATSIICGQTLNGDLRNETNNFVREHYLGCAPYIESQTFSGGDKIYSFKKERSSDVIALELDHSTNINLTMSIINCNSGGEVTSIECIGDAKNTPVDDSPFPDGEIWSDEGSLPPGTYYVVIDAVDKSEEGSYKLKFSCEGCPSEDCTKVAATLNCDNNERTGAINSLDGNEFNSNCSYRPSNCYNGDLEFDGDDEVIRIDIGDTPKDIVIDLMGLTGNLDMFLFDQCTTGEVSGLVGCIGNSIQSGTNSERISVPNASGTYYLVIDTYQPGISSGYKLTLTCEDDCEELTPSENCIVFVPSSVGGDQYDFTLLSIPEVDGATNIRWCINGGSEIVATGEYTTLQFPGEGSYEVCVKFEIPIGEGGYVCRKICKQICIYDDQEEACDLVDYIYTGKGFIYRFFTEGLAGDPLLYIRNKETGMANNPKIILDNAVGDEDGGVEGEITLDLTEYITRGDVVICFEYYDKDGCLQVCCKELCQVAMPEYIYDCGPGIITASYVGTEQEVYTGSYRYHFTPTLPAGSTVASWSANAENGGEGFYATSEEAEFLLTDVAETSTTYWVCCTYRTSDGCEYTCCINVCLTNPYTCYESGCEVMNVIACEDFEYEDGSSITQQNPSDWYVMDGRFDADVYDGKLTITSLISTATGVGYRVPNGISYPYKISFDLQPFIGLIEMEFAFVHDKNVLERAIFKAPAGQFGSLELPVITGNAKFSMVVNSNNNGSVYINDIYTGEIAFNTNITGIEFYGDGGFYEVDNLCIFSCGAPCEDGYAVINSPGEVAYWTDAYGRRLSIYDGMSTINIPTYGQGEEQPYVYCYYYECMDTPEYADELAACCLKVCCIPIPRCNYCAETCCTDDSGLLNIVDSLVSDCNQSGSLLCPFYEIYSCKYNGQCVYKLHFDDPTIIDEEGGRVYSCNGTLLFSYNDFATQPGDPVTQLTDCALIWDSNNSYYPKCDPGNCTSIPENKPCFWYTPVSESNALDYNFVFADREETQGASNIKWYVDGDERYSGKTPKMKLPVSGMVEICVRWEVNTGEITKCYEYCRKICIADPFNCRRFRWYPSIGRDDRLTFITDDEDIQVLRWDLHDDQETVEAIVGNQTEVQFNYGFTPGNSLYVTLTYYDLTSKCVRICCRKVCIPDKHIPVDQVDEGLQIFYMGSGGPTYQYRVGLDVPEAQDITWIISPESGEGSIIEADGPNPQITFPGANQTWLVCCYYKVNGCYYVKCTRLCIQDPTICYLFDPVWDNGILMTSVEDTLQGVIPIYWQVDQNDPVSPGSWSLNMPYENQPKYCYFYYLEPHTIGELVYYCWKVCCVPVNPGNSGNCKQLGCEPFANYSPSAPLSQQNGRWKVVNGYPECSAQSGHLVVKQDNNFQACYSEYLLEDGPNQGDIAEISFDIQLIPEFGQTPLETGGAVVALYGDYANQEKQVYLAFRPSADQTIDVRITDVYESPNNDQPYPTKVNQVMPVKIRLIRSSQTVEVYIEGELVATGANSGITHFESIQFNGENTARPYEFWVDNICELECGSTSSNGDCCGDNCFTYIRQSDGGYVFGIPDFPPCIDVCPRLNVYRNGALVDSLFAGVPYYFQSEGEYTVCLVFHDYILGIDSDPVCCLDIMVGTCNGDLPSATIWMQDIDGGQILGVSEVTGNNLNYNWQVWNADAIVLSGNTVSFFIPEEINFTCVCLVLANECGIFRTCATYACTFSESPVIEVLEKNGVDVTLAIRPEVLNAEYIWHLGNGITLQTSSPVVSYTYSEESTYQVCVEILYPCIGDNCCRICICSTLQLGCCTEVVKPLIFGNIKDIHSSAIKSASVNLSGPDKSQSFSDSNGNYEFKDLVKGQSYEVGVNHTSLHPGINILDVLRLQEYLFIGKEFDNSYPLIASDVNRDNKLNILDLLELFYFNLGSLATFTGSVEWEFIPSLDVITDEQAIKHLYRTGYTVSNLQNPVKADFVGVEVGNVFDSNSSIPSLQSREDGFFEIRLPDIQVSVGSEFELPVHIKSDEIQGFQFEVHWDPKVFQMTNVDQLLNLNNFATDKNFLLKSEIGALKISWFDFQPWSSDVEQVLCHLHFSVITKNAGLDSIRIFEPIAAIGTNVLPNLIKGSAITIDNNSVGYGKIDLPEGVKVYPIPAKQVLNIEMPDPSTKWLDIRNVLGELVIQNTKNDHGGSQINVLNWPRGSYFVRVLTNQGLRVIPILIQ, from the coding sequence ATGAAAAGAATATTAATACTTATACTGGTGCTTCAAGCTGCAATATTACAACTGGTTGATGCTCAAGTTCCTGGTTGTAGTGACGCCATCCCAATGGTTACTAATTCTGAAGAATTAGTAGGTGAATATACGCTAACTTCTACAGGATCGGAAATTAAGCTTAATTATTGTGAAGGCGAGTTTTCTACGGATTTCTATAAGATATTCAAACTACCGAATGGTCAATACAATGGCTATGTTTGGACAGGAAACCATGATGTTTCTTTATATTTTGCGCCGTGTTGTGGAGATAGAAAATGTAGCCCTCAATACCCTATTTCTCAATGGACTGGTGAAATTAACTTATTGGAAGCAGGTTTTTGTGTGACTAGTAATAGCGGGTATATTATTGCTTGGGCTGATCAGGTTGAGACATTTCGGCTTTATTTTAGAAATAATGGAGGATCAGTTACATGTGAGGAAGAATCTTATTGTTCAACATCTATTCCAAATTGTAATGAGGCTACAAGTATAGTATGTGGGCAGACTCTTAATGGAGATTTACGTAATGAAACGAACAATTTTGTTCGAGAGCATTATTTGGGATGCGCTCCATATATTGAAAGTCAAACATTCTCGGGAGGAGATAAAATATATAGTTTTAAGAAGGAGCGGAGTTCTGATGTTATTACCCTTGAATTGGATCATAGTACAAGTATTAATTTGACTATGAGCATAATAAACTGTAATAGTGGGGGAGAAGTAACGAATATTGAATGTATAGGAGATGCAAAGAACACACCTACTGATGACTCGCCGTTCCCAGATGGGGAAATATGGAGTGATGAAGGTTCATTGCCACCTGGAACCTATTATGTAGTAATAGATGCTGTTGATAAAAGTGAAGAGGGTAGTTATAGTTTGAATATGCACTGCACAATTGCTGCTCCGAATTGTAATGAAGCTACAAGTATAATATGCGGGCAGACTCTTAATGGAGATTTACGTAATGAGACTAACAATTTTGTTCGAGAGCATTATTTGGGATGTGCTCCATATATTGAAAGTCAAACATTCTCAGGAGGAGATAAAATATATAGTTTTAAGAAGGAGCGGAGTTCTGATGTTATTGCCCTTGAATTGGATCATAGTACAAATATTAATTTGACTATGAGCATAATAAACTGTAATAGTGGGGGAGAAGTAACGAGTATTGAATGTATAGGAGATGCAAAGAACACACCTGTTGATGACTCGCCGTTCCCGGATGGAGAGATATGGAGTGATGAAGGTTCATTGCCACCTGGAACCTATTATGTAGTAATAGATGCTGTTGATAAAAGTGAAGAGGGTAGTTATAAATTAAAATTTTCATGTGAAGGTTGCCCGAGTGAAGATTGTACTAAGGTGGCAGCTACACTTAATTGTGATAATAATGAACGAACAGGAGCCATCAATAGCCTCGATGGGAATGAATTTAATTCGAATTGTAGCTATAGACCTTCAAATTGTTACAATGGAGATTTAGAATTTGATGGTGATGATGAAGTAATACGAATAGATATCGGAGATACCCCGAAAGATATCGTCATTGACTTGATGGGTTTAACGGGCAATCTGGATATGTTTTTATTTGATCAATGCACCACAGGAGAAGTGTCTGGATTAGTAGGATGTATTGGTAATTCGATTCAATCAGGTACAAATAGTGAGCGAATATCCGTACCAAATGCATCCGGCACCTACTATTTGGTGATCGATACGTATCAGCCCGGGATCAGTTCAGGTTATAAGTTAACACTAACCTGTGAGGATGACTGCGAAGAACTCACCCCATCTGAAAATTGCATCGTTTTCGTTCCGTCGTCAGTCGGAGGAGACCAATATGATTTCACGTTGTTGTCAATCCCTGAAGTAGACGGAGCGACTAACATCAGGTGGTGCATCAATGGGGGTAGTGAAATAGTAGCTACTGGTGAGTACACCACCCTTCAATTCCCGGGAGAAGGCAGCTATGAGGTTTGTGTAAAATTTGAGATACCAATTGGTGAAGGAGGTTACGTTTGCCGGAAGATTTGCAAACAGATATGTATCTACGATGATCAGGAAGAGGCATGTGATCTGGTCGATTATATCTATACAGGAAAAGGATTTATCTATCGCTTTTTTACCGAAGGCCTTGCAGGGGATCCATTGCTCTATATTAGAAATAAGGAAACGGGAATGGCAAATAATCCCAAGATTATATTGGATAATGCGGTAGGAGATGAAGATGGTGGCGTAGAAGGTGAAATCACCCTGGATTTGACAGAGTACATTACCAGGGGTGATGTGGTGATCTGCTTTGAGTACTACGACAAAGATGGATGCCTGCAGGTTTGTTGCAAAGAATTGTGCCAGGTCGCCATGCCAGAGTATATCTATGATTGTGGACCGGGGATCATTACGGCTTCGTATGTGGGTACAGAACAGGAGGTGTATACAGGAAGCTACCGTTACCATTTCACACCGACTTTACCGGCAGGCTCTACCGTGGCAAGCTGGTCAGCCAATGCTGAGAATGGAGGAGAAGGCTTCTATGCAACGAGTGAGGAAGCGGAATTCTTATTAACAGACGTAGCGGAGACGAGTACGACCTATTGGGTATGTTGTACGTATCGGACATCCGATGGTTGTGAGTATACCTGTTGCATCAATGTCTGTTTGACCAACCCATATACCTGTTATGAGTCGGGATGTGAAGTGATGAATGTAATAGCCTGTGAGGATTTTGAATATGAAGATGGCAGTTCAATTACCCAACAAAACCCAAGTGACTGGTATGTGATGGATGGCCGGTTTGATGCGGATGTTTATGACGGTAAATTGACAATAACCTCCTTGATATCAACTGCAACGGGTGTTGGATACAGAGTCCCTAATGGTATATCTTATCCATATAAAATTAGTTTTGATTTACAACCATTTATCGGGTTGATTGAAATGGAATTTGCGTTTGTTCATGACAAAAATGTATTGGAGCGAGCAATTTTTAAAGCTCCGGCAGGCCAATTCGGATCTTTGGAGTTGCCTGTTATTACCGGGAATGCAAAATTTTCAATGGTAGTAAATAGTAATAATAACGGTTCCGTTTACATCAATGACATATATACCGGAGAGATAGCTTTTAATACAAATATTACCGGCATTGAATTTTACGGTGATGGTGGTTTTTATGAAGTGGATAATTTGTGCATTTTCAGTTGTGGAGCGCCTTGTGAGGATGGCTATGCGGTGATCAACAGTCCAGGTGAGGTAGCTTATTGGACGGATGCTTATGGAAGGAGATTAAGTATTTATGATGGAATGAGTACCATTAATATACCCACGTACGGCCAGGGAGAAGAGCAACCATATGTTTATTGCTATTATTATGAGTGCATGGATACTCCGGAATATGCCGATGAATTGGCAGCGTGTTGTCTCAAGGTTTGTTGTATTCCGATCCCGAGATGTAATTACTGTGCAGAAACATGTTGCACGGATGACAGTGGACTCCTGAATATAGTGGACTCGTTAGTATCTGATTGTAATCAGAGTGGTTCACTTCTGTGTCCTTTTTATGAGATCTATTCATGCAAATACAATGGACAGTGCGTATATAAATTGCATTTCGATGACCCAACAATCATTGATGAAGAAGGCGGGAGAGTTTATAGTTGTAATGGAACATTGTTGTTCTCGTATAATGATTTTGCAACCCAACCAGGGGATCCGGTAACCCAATTGACGGATTGTGCCCTGATTTGGGATTCAAATAACAGTTATTATCCCAAATGTGATCCGGGTAATTGTACGTCAATACCAGAAAACAAACCATGCTTTTGGTACACGCCCGTCTCTGAATCAAATGCCCTTGATTACAATTTTGTGTTTGCTGACCGGGAGGAGACTCAAGGAGCCTCGAACATCAAATGGTATGTTGATGGGGATGAGCGGTACAGTGGAAAGACTCCGAAGATGAAGTTGCCTGTCTCAGGAATGGTAGAAATCTGTGTCCGCTGGGAAGTTAATACCGGAGAGATCACGAAGTGTTATGAATATTGCCGCAAGATCTGCATAGCCGATCCGTTCAATTGTCGGCGATTTCGCTGGTATCCTTCGATTGGCAGGGATGATCGGTTGACTTTCATAACCGATGACGAAGATATTCAGGTTTTGCGTTGGGATTTGCATGATGACCAGGAGACGGTGGAGGCCATTGTGGGCAACCAGACCGAAGTTCAGTTCAATTATGGATTTACGCCCGGGAACTCACTTTATGTAACCCTCACGTACTACGATCTGACAAGTAAATGTGTCCGTATTTGCTGCCGGAAAGTTTGCATTCCTGATAAGCATATCCCGGTTGATCAGGTCGATGAGGGACTACAAATCTTTTATATGGGTTCAGGAGGACCGACCTATCAGTATAGGGTAGGACTGGATGTGCCCGAAGCTCAGGACATTACCTGGATCATTTCTCCGGAAAGCGGTGAAGGATCAATTATTGAAGCAGACGGGCCAAATCCACAAATTACTTTCCCTGGAGCAAATCAGACCTGGCTAGTCTGTTGCTATTACAAAGTCAATGGATGTTATTATGTGAAATGCACCCGTCTTTGTATCCAGGACCCGACAATTTGTTATTTATTCGATCCGGTATGGGATAATGGAATACTTATGACATCCGTTGAAGATACCTTGCAGGGCGTGATACCCATATATTGGCAGGTAGATCAAAATGACCCGGTGAGTCCTGGCAGTTGGTCGCTCAACATGCCTTATGAAAACCAGCCAAAGTACTGTTACTTCTATTACCTCGAGCCCCATACGATAGGTGAACTAGTTTATTATTGTTGGAAGGTATGCTGTGTGCCGGTGAACCCTGGAAATTCGGGAAATTGCAAGCAGCTTGGATGTGAACCATTTGCAAATTATTCGCCCTCAGCTCCCTTGTCCCAGCAGAATGGTCGTTGGAAAGTGGTTAATGGATATCCCGAATGTTCGGCCCAGTCCGGTCATCTTGTGGTAAAACAGGACAATAATTTCCAGGCTTGTTATTCAGAGTATTTATTGGAAGATGGGCCAAACCAGGGTGACATAGCAGAAATTAGCTTTGACATCCAATTGATTCCAGAATTTGGCCAAACACCTTTAGAAACCGGCGGAGCGGTCGTGGCTTTATATGGGGACTACGCTAATCAGGAAAAGCAAGTTTATCTGGCTTTCCGCCCCTCTGCGGATCAGACCATTGACGTGCGTATTACGGATGTGTATGAATCGCCCAACAATGATCAGCCTTATCCTACTAAAGTTAATCAGGTGATGCCAGTTAAAATCCGTTTGATCCGTTCATCCCAAACCGTGGAGGTCTACATAGAGGGAGAATTGGTTGCAACTGGCGCGAATTCCGGAATTACGCATTTCGAGTCCATACAGTTCAATGGAGAAAATACAGCCAGACCCTATGAATTTTGGGTGGACAATATTTGTGAGTTGGAATGTGGAAGTACAAGCTCAAATGGTGATTGTTGCGGGGATAATTGCTTTACGTATATCCGTCAATCAGATGGTGGATATGTTTTTGGAATACCGGATTTTCCTCCCTGCATCGATGTTTGTCCCAGGCTCAATGTTTATAGGAATGGAGCTTTAGTAGATTCCTTATTTGCAGGTGTACCTTACTATTTTCAAAGTGAGGGCGAATACACGGTTTGTTTGGTTTTTCATGATTACATATTAGGCATAGATAGTGATCCGGTATGCTGCCTGGATATAATGGTTGGAACTTGTAATGGAGATCTGCCTTCTGCTACCATCTGGATGCAAGATATCGACGGAGGACAAATTTTGGGAGTTTCAGAGGTAACTGGGAATAACCTAAATTACAACTGGCAAGTCTGGAATGCTGATGCGATTGTCCTGAGTGGGAATACGGTTTCTTTTTTTATTCCGGAAGAAATAAATTTCACATGTGTTTGTCTGGTTTTGGCCAATGAATGTGGGATATTTCGGACTTGTGCGACATATGCTTGCACGTTCAGTGAAAGCCCCGTAATTGAAGTCTTGGAGAAAAATGGCGTGGATGTAACGCTAGCTATTCGTCCTGAAGTTTTAAATGCAGAATACATATGGCATTTGGGAAATGGAATCACGTTACAGACAAGTAGTCCGGTGGTCTCCTACACTTATTCTGAAGAATCTACTTATCAGGTGTGTGTGGAAATACTTTATCCATGTATTGGAGATAATTGTTGTAGAATTTGCATCTGTTCCACTTTACAATTGGGATGTTGCACAGAAGTAGTAAAACCTTTGATTTTTGGAAATATCAAGGATATACATTCAAGTGCTATTAAGAGTGCCTCGGTAAATTTGAGCGGGCCAGATAAGTCACAATCATTTTCTGATTCAAATGGTAACTATGAATTTAAGGATTTGGTAAAAGGCCAAAGTTATGAGGTAGGTGTTAACCATACTTCATTACATCCAGGGATAAATATTTTGGATGTATTGCGGCTTCAGGAGTATTTATTTATTGGAAAAGAATTTGATAATTCTTATCCATTGATTGCATCGGATGTTAATCGTGACAATAAGTTAAATATCCTTGATCTGCTTGAATTGTTCTACTTCAACCTGGGATCATTGGCCACTTTTACTGGTTCAGTGGAGTGGGAATTTATCCCGTCTCTCGATGTAATCACCGATGAGCAGGCAATAAAACACCTTTATCGTACAGGTTACACAGTCAGTAACCTGCAAAATCCTGTAAAAGCTGATTTTGTTGGTGTTGAAGTTGGAAATGTTTTTGATAGTAATTCTTCCATTCCCTCTTTACAGTCTCGCGAGGATGGCTTTTTTGAAATAAGATTGCCAGATATACAGGTGTCAGTAGGTTCTGAATTTGAATTGCCTGTCCATATTAAGTCAGATGAAATTCAAGGGTTCCAATTTGAAGTTCACTGGGATCCCAAAGTTTTTCAAATGACAAATGTAGATCAGTTATTAAATTTGAACAACTTTGCAACTGATAAAAACTTCTTGTTGAAATCAGAGATAGGTGCATTAAAAATCTCCTGGTTTGATTTTCAGCCATGGTCATCGGATGTAGAGCAGGTTCTATGCCATTTACATTTTTCAGTCATCACCAAAAATGCAGGCTTGGATTCAATTCGTATTTTTGAACCAATCGCAGCAATTGGAACAAATGTCCTTCCAAATCTAATAAAAGGTAGTGCAATTACAATAGATAATAATTCGGTTGGGTATGGGAAAATTGACCTGCCTGAAGGTGTAAAGGTATATCCTATACCTGCCAAGCAAGTATTAAATATTGAAATGCCGGATCCTTCTACTAAATGGTTGGATATTAGAAATGTACTCGGTGAGCTTGTCATCCAAAATACTAAAAATGACCACGGAGGATCTCAAATCAATGTTCTAAATTGGCCAAGGGGGTCTTATTTTGTAAGAGTTCTTACGAATCAAGGCCTGCGCGTAATCCCTATTCTCATCCAATAA